The region AATGTTGACAAGCGGGCGCTGTTGCAACGGAGCAAGCGCATTGGCAATTGTGAAGAGCTGGTCTGCTGTAGCAGCCGTTTTAACGTTGTTGAAACTTTTAGACTTGAACACCTGCTCGCCGGACTCCGGATCCAGTCCATCATCGAGGATCAGGCTCAAACGGGAATCTACCATTTGTGCTACTGCCATGTCGTTCACCTCCCTTCACCCTACTATCGAATGTCAGGTGGAAAAGGTGGCGGCAAAATGTTAAAAATAATTTTTTCTATAAAGATACCACTCTTGGGGTCGCGGGAACGATTGTAAAAGAAAAAGGTATTTTCTGCTTTAGCAGAAAATGACCTTATTGTAAGAGTGAGGATGTTGTAGGCAGAGCGCCTTCCCCACTATTCCATTAATCATCATCCGAATCGTCGTCTGAATCATCATCGTCATCGCTACCCTCATTATCATCAGCATCATCACTGTCATCATCAACTTCGGTGTTTTTTGAAAACCAGGATGTAGAGGTGATTTTTTTCGTAGCTTCCTGAACATAGACATGTGCACCTTTTGTTTGTTTCTCGACCGTTACTTTATAGACGATACCGTGATCTGTTTGTAACCTTTTTATATTGGAAACAGTGCCATCCAACTGTTTTTTAGCGATGTTTGTCAGCTGATTCCGTGAGATTTCCGACTTCTTTTTCTTGTCACTGGTACCCTCCTGCTTTTCGCTAGTATGCTTTTTCGAATCTTTTACAGTCTTAGACGATGTGATTTTTCCTTTTTTTAAGTCATAGATAACTTGATATGTGCGGTTTTTCTTTTTCACCTTTGCCTTTGCTGCTGTATTACCGGACTTTTTGATGGTCAATACATTTCCTTTGAATTGCTGTTGGATGTTTTTCTTCGCTTCTTTTATTGTTAGGAGGGACCGGGTCTTTTCTTTAAGCTGTTTAACATTGCTGACTTTTTTGGTGTGGCTGTTAACGGTTAGCTGATAAATTCCTTTTTCATTTTCGATGGCTATAATGTAGTTGCCTTTCTCGTTCTTTTCACTTTTAAATGCTTTTCCGTCATATAATCCGACAGCTATCGCTTCCGCTTCTTCCAGTGAAATTGCAGCAGTGTTGTCGTCAACTAAAACCTGGAATAAGATAAAGGATATCCCTGCAAAAATAACCGACAAAAGGATCAATTTTACTTTCATTTACTGCACCTCCGATATCGGCAGACTTACGATAAACGTTGTACCGTGGCCTTCCTTACTGATAAGTGAAATCGATCCGCCGTGCCGTTCGCTGATCCGCTTGGCTATGAACAAGCCAAGTCCGGTTCCGCCAGTCTTCCGGCTCCGGTTTTTGTCAACGCGATACATTCGGTCAAAAATGTATGGCTGCGCCTCTTCCGGGATGCCGGGTCCATTATCGATAACGCTCAGCCTCACATTCCCGTCATGTTCCTGCAGTTCCACCTGAATAACGTCATTGCTGTATTTGTTGGCATTGTCCAGCAGAATGACAAGCAGCTGGATGAAGCTTTGCTCATGAATTTCCGCAACGATCCGTTTTGGGTCAGTTGTCCAAGCAATCTCGTTCTTATAAGTCCTGCGTAAGCGTTCAATCGTGCCGCTTACTATCGGTACAATGTCCATAGGTTCTTTTGCAAATTCACCAAGTTTTTCAGCTGATGCAAGCTGAATCAGCTGTTCGGTCATAAACTTCATACGGGCTGATTCGGATTCAATTGAATCAATCGCTTCTTTCAACACTTCCGGACGTGTGGAACCCCATCTTTTTAATAAACTGACATAGCCCGATATGACGGTTAAGGGAGTCTTTAATTCATGCGAGGCATCGGATACAAATTGTTCCTGTTTCAAATAACTGTCCTCCAGCTTTCGCATCATCGAATTAAAGGTCATACCAAGCTGATTCAGTTCATCACGCTCACTTTTTGTGATTTCAATTTGCTGGTAGGACTCCTCTTCTTCAATCATCTTCATGGTACTTATAAACCGGTGAATCGGGCGGGTTATCACACGGCCGAGCAGCCATCCAGCGATGCAAAGGATACCGATTACCAGGAAGGAGGTAAAAATAAGCACTCCTTTTAAGTCCTGGAGATTGGAAAACATCCCATCGGCATTCTGGATTATCTGCAAATTCACGATCGAACCATTATCATGAATGATTGGTGTTGAAACCATGATGAATTTTGATCCATTAAATGTCAGCACATCTTCAAATTGATCATTTTGAAAAGAGGTTTTGATTTTTTTATAACTATTTTCCCTTGTTAAATTTAAATCCGACTCCCCTTTCCGGTCGATCAATCGAATCATCCCATCACTGATTAAATATGTATGGAGCACCTCTTCAGTAGTGCCGTTCCCTTCTTTATGTAATTCTTCGATAATGTGTCTGGCTGTGCTCTGGAGCAGCTCCTGTTCTGATTTGATACTGGCATTTTTAAACATCACATATATCGTTATATTTGCAATCAGAAGCAGAATGGCCAGCAACACGGTAATTGACAGCTGTATACGTGTCCGTAAACTCATTTAAGATTAGTCCTTTACCATATAACCGACGCCCCGTACTGTCTGAATCGGCGCACCCGGTATTTTTTTCCGTAAATATCTGACATAAACATCAATCACATTCGTGTCTCCAAAATAGTCATAGCCCCAGACATAATTTAAAATCTGTTCACGTTCGAGTGCCTGGTTTTTATTTTCGGTAAAATACAGTAATAAATCATATTCTTTTGGAGTCAGTTCGATAAGCGTCCCATCGTCATACACTTCCCTTGATCCGGGATGGATGTTGATTTTTCCCAGTGAAAGTTCTTCCAGGGCCTGACTGTCCGCTTGTTTCCTGCTGAATCGCAAATTGGAACGGATCCTGGCGAGCAGCTCTTCTATTTCAAATGGCTTTGTCATGTAATCGTTGGCACCCAGGTCAAGGCCGTTCACTTTGTCATAAACCGTATCCCGTGCTGTCAGCATAATAACGATAATTCGTTCATCAACAGTACGAATACGCCTTAGTACTTCCATTCCGTTTAATTCAGGAATCATTACATCAAGAATGACCAGATCAGTCTGGTTTGATTGCAGCAGCTCGAGCCCCTTCCGCCCGCTATGGGCAACATCCACTGCGAACCCTTCATGTTCCAGCTCAAGCTGAATGATGCGCGCGATATTTTCGTCGTCTTCAATAATTACAATATGATTGCTCATCGTTTCCACCCCTTTTTCTATAAGGACAAACCGGTCCACTGCCAGTAAGTAAAGTAATACATCATCATCACAAAAATATAAAGAGGCATAAGTACTAAACTGAGTTTTAATAAAGCTTTTACGTCATACGAAATGTCACCCTCTTCATAAAAAAGCAGCAGCGCTTTGGAACTGACCGGAAATGTTATACAATAGTTCATCCCGATTAAACTGATAAATACAACAGCAACAGGATCCGCACCAATCGTTTGACCAAACAGGATCAGCGCCGGGATAAAGACAATTGCCCGGGTTGTATGCGATGTAATATACAAATGGCTTGTAACCGCCACGATTATAATAAGCAGTACTACAACCCATTCGGATGCATCTGCAAACAACTGCAATACCCCAATCATCTCTGTTTCCATCCAATCTACGACACCCGTGTCGACCAAGACTCTGCCCAGCGCAGTTGCCGCTGCCACAAACAGAATTAAATTCCAGGAAACGGCACCGATCCCTTGTTTCCAGCTTATCACTCCATATGCAGGCATCATGAATAAGACTGCGCCAAGCATGGTTAGAAATGCTATATCATATCCGTGGATTGGTTCAGTCACCCAGCTGATGATTAATAGAATCGTTAGGGCAGCAGTTCGTTTTTCCTTATCTGTCATTGGCTGCTGATGCGGGTGTGTTCTTGCGAATGTGTTTTTTTCTGATTGATTCGTTGCATTAAGTGCCTTTTTCGGCCACAGCATCATTTTTATAATGAAAAGTGACAGTAATGAAATCGTCAAGGCAAAAGGAACACCCCATACCAGCCACTGCACAAAGGAAATTGATTCGCCCGTGGATGTTTCGAGAAAACCAACTCCAATCAGATGGGAACCGGCTGCAATGATTGTTGCCGATGTACTCATCAGGATAATCACCGGAGCAATGACCGCCAGCACTTCCCTTTCTTTTTCGGAAAAATAACCGTTAAGCTGTCTGACAATCGGCATCGACAATGCAGCTCTTCCTGAAGTTGACGGAATAAAAAATGCTGAAATACATAAAACATACGTCAGTGACCGGAGCATAACGTTTTTATTTTTTGACCGATTCATCAATGTTTGGCTGATGCGATCGGCGAGCCCCGACTCCTTAATCGCCTCCCCGATAATAAAAGCCCCCAGCATGAGCCATACCACTTCTTCACCAAACGAATGATACAGAAGTTCCGGCGCTCCTGCCTTTAAAAATATAATAATTAAAATAAGGGATATAGCCACATAACCAGCCGGAATTTTGGTTCCAACCCATAGTGTCATGGCAGACAGGAAGGCAAACAGCGATATTTTTGCCGCATAATCAAGGCCGTCTGCCAACACTATTAAACTGGCGAAAAGAACATGAATGGTTACGATAATCAACATTTTTACAGAAAGCTTCTCAACTGCGCCAATCAGCTTATTTTCTTTGTTACGCCTGGCCAACCTTGTTTCCATCTGTGAAAACCCTTTCTTTTCGCCGGGACATTTTAAGCCCGATTGTGATATGCCTTAAAATACCTTCTACACTTTCTTCAATCCACTTGGGTGCCTGAAACATGGCTTGCTCCAAAGTAACCGGCTTTTGAATGATACTTGAATACGCATGAATGCCTGAACCGTAATTAAGTTGTGCATCACGGCCTACTGTACCTGTAATTGCGACAACTGGCGTATTATATTTTTGAGCAATCCTAGCAACCTCACTCGGAATTTTACCGTTGACCGTCTGGAAATCTAGACTGCCTTCTGCCGTAATAACAAGGTCTGCTTGAGCGATCTTTTCTTCAATTTGAATAAAGTCCATAATTAATTCAAACCGCGGGCGCAGTTGAGCACCTGCAAATGCATGCAGTCCCGCTCCCAGACCGCCTGAAGCACCACTCCCCGGCATCTGGCGTACATTGATTGTCGTGTGTTGTTCAATTAAATCAGCAAAATGTTCCAATGCCTGCGAGAGTGTTCTGACCTGTTCCGGTGTCGCCCCCTTTTGCGGCCCAAACACGTTTGCAACGCCTTTATTTCCGCAAAGCACGTTCGTCCAATTACACGCGACTTCTATTTTTGTTTGCTGAAGCCGAATATCCAGATTCGACGTATCAATCGCAGCCACACGATGCAGGTCCTCTCCGCCATTGATGTGAACAGCATGATTATTATCATCCAGGAAACGGACTCCAAATGCCTGTGCCATACCTGAGCCCCCATCCGAAGTTCCCGAATCGCCACAGCCAATAATTATTTGATCAGCACCGTTATCCAATGCATCTATAATTAATTCTCCCACTCCATAAGTAGTCGTTTTCAACGGATTCCGCTGATTGGACGGAACCATTTTCAAACCAGCGACTGCCGCCATCTCAATCACTGCCGTCCATTTATTGTTTTCGCTGAACATTCCATAATGACTTTTTACTTGTTCTCCAACCGGTCCCGTTACCTTTTTGTGGAACAGCTGACCTTGCTTTATCTTAGTGATTGCTTTAGCGAATCCCTCCCCGCCATCAACCATTGGAACTATATCCGTTTTGATGAAAGGGTCAAAACGCCTTGCCCCATTTTTCATTGCCACAGCAACTTCCTCCGCTCCCAAACACTCTTTAAAACCTGATGGTATGATTGCAACTTTCATTTATATTTCCTCCTCAAAATGCCGTTGTATATTGGAAGAATATCGTTTGGAAGTTAAGGTGTCGTTAGTGAATCATTAAAGAATGATTAAAAATGAGAAAGAGTTGAGTTGGTGTGGCGGTCGATGGAATGGGGGCCCCCCTAATCGGCTGCTCTCTCCCGTTTGGGTGCTGTTCTCTCCCGAGTTTAGGCTGTTCTCTCCCGAGTTTGGGCTGTTCTCTCCCGAGTTTGAGCTTCTCTCTCCCATTTGGATGCTGATTTCTCCCGTTTGATGCGGCTTTCTCCCATTTGGATGCGGGTTCGATCGATTTTTGGCAACGGCTGAAAATCTTCCTTTTTTCCATATAAAAAAAGCCAGCATCTAAGCTAGCTTTTTTTCAAAAACACCCGCAGCATGAATTCGGCTACTTTTACTATACGTTTGTAGCGAAATGGCTGTTTTAGCAGGCGGTAGAGCCACTCAAGATTGAGTCGGATCCAGAAGTCGGGGGCGCGTTTGACCTCACCGGCAAGAACATCAATCGAACCGCCGACTCCCATGAACACCCCTTTGTCAAACGCATCAAAATGGCGGGCAATCCATAATTCCTGGCGGGGCAACCCTAGTGCGACCAGCACAATGTCAGCACCGGATGCGCGAACTTCTTCCACCACGGATGTATCATCCAGGTCAAAAAAACCATGATGGCGGCCGGCAACATGCAAATCAAGATATTCCCGTTCCACTTCGATTACAGCTTTCCGGTTCACTTCTTCGGTGGCGCCGAGAAAATAACAGCTCAATTTCCGGTCATTCGCATATGCCAGCAAATCGCGCATGACGTCGTACCCGGCAACGCGCTCTTGCATCGGCTGCTTCATATATTTTGCCGCAATCAGGATACCCGCTCCGTCCGGGATGACATAATCAGCGGTATCCACAGCCGCCCGATATTGTTTATCTTCCCGCGCACGCATGGCAATTTCCGGGTTGCCCGTTACAATAAAACATTTTTCCTCGTTGTGAAGATGTGTATGCAGCACATTATTCAGGAAATTTTCCTTTGTTGTATTTATAAAATCCAGATGCATAATCTGCACCGTATCAAGATGATTGTTCATTTTTTGCAACCTTTCCGTTCACGATTCGTCTAACTACTGAAATAGTAATTTAATAAAAAATAAATTTACTATAAAGCAGATTCATAGTAAAATAAACGTTAGCCTTTTATTAAGATAATGTAAAAAAATGAATGACTTTTGACTTATAATATCATTAAACGGTATTTTTTCCTAATAAATATAATGTGAACAAAAAGAGGGGAAATTTTTTCATGAATGAAAATACACGAGTAAAACGAACGAAAAAGCGAAAGTTGCGGAAACGAGCTATTATTATTTTGATTCCGTTAGTTTTCATATTTATCGGACTAAGTTATGCGGGGTATTTGTACGCCAAGGCGGAATCGACACTGTCCGATTCCTATGAAAGTCACGGCCGGGAAAAATCCGACTTGCGTGAATCAGCGGTCGATCCATTGGAAGACAATATTTCCATCCTGATCGTCGGCGTTGATGCGAGTGATGTCCGCAACAATAAAAATAACTCCAGGACCGACACGCTGATGCTTGCGACGTTGAACAAGGATAAGAAAAGTGTCAAGATGGTAAGCATTCCACGTGACTCATACGTGTATATTCCGGAAGTCGGCTATAAAACAAAAATCAACCATGCCCATGCGTACGGCGGGATTCCGGCAACAATTGAAACGGTCGAACGGCTCATGGATATTCCGGTTGACTATTATGTAAAGCTGAACTTTGAGGCGTTTATCGAAGTGGTCAATGCAGTTGGCGGTATTACCGTTGACGTACCATACGAATTATATGAACAAAATTCCAAGGACAAAGAACGTGCCATTCACTTAATGCCTGGTAAACAAAAGCTGAACGGTGAAGAAGCTCTCGCCCTGGCAAGGACCAGAAAATATGACAGTGATATTGAGCGCGGAAAACGGCAGCAGGAAATCATGAAGACTGTCATCAAGAAAGCTATATCCATTAATTCCGTTCTTAAATTTGACGATATCATTGAAGCAGTCGGTTCGAATATGACGACAAATATGACGTTTGATGAGATGAAAAGCCTGATCTCCTATGGCACTGGTAAAGGCAGCCTTGGTTTTGACACGTATACGCTGGAAGGACACAATTATCAGCCCGGCGACACGTATTACTGGCAGCTAGATCAGGTTGCATTGAATGAAACCAAACAGATGCTGAAACAGCACCTTGATCTTAATACGACTGCAACCGCCAACAGATCTAGTGAAGAAGCATCGACAGCCGGTGATGGTGAGTCAGTTAACTATTAGAAAACTATGCAGTATGATGCCAGCCTGAACCTTTTAATACATAAGGTTCAGGCTTTTTGTTTAATAAAAATAAAAGCTGCATAGACCGGATTCCTCACGTTTTTCCTTCTTCTAAAAAATACTTACCAAAATGCGATTGAACGTTTATATGAAACAAGGAATTTTTAACACTACGCAACTTAAGTATCAGACTGAATGAATAAATAACCTAAAACGAACATAACAATGGAGTTGTGTTCATTTTAAAGAAAGAATTAAGCTAATTTCGTCCTTTCAAAAGAACGAAATCAAACGTTGCGAGGTTATAAGATTTAAAAATCCTGAATAATAAGACTCAAGATGAAAGGATCAGTGATAGTGAGAAAAGTACTTTTTATCGTTTTAATGGCTTTGCTGCTCATCGGATCATCAAGTGTGTTTATCTATGCGAAAACTGGAGAAGGTGCTCCCAACTGGTTTGACAAAGCTTCGCAACAAATGAAAAAGGAAATGCAGACAAATTTACTGGAAACATTTTCAGTCGGATTATCCAAGGAGGAGAAAGAATCTTTTTTTAATAAAAGCAAAGAAAAGATTACGCTGTTTCAACTGCTAACCATTTCAAACTCCAAAGAAGAAATCAAAAATCATCGAGAACATTACCTTTCACAATTGGCAGAGTCGAAAGAAAACCTGGATAAAAGCGACCTGAAAGAAATTTATCAAAAACAAAAACAGGAAGTGCAAACTGAAATCGAGGAAGACATCGAAGTATTTTTAAAAGATTTGCTGGATGAATAAGGTTTTAATGGAACTACATAGTTCATTAAAATAAAAAAATGTTGAGAGGAAGATTTACAGATGAAATTAGGTTTAAAAACGGTAAAAGGGAAAATTATTGCAGGAACAGCAGCAGGAAGCTTGGTTCTTGGCGGGGGATTTGCTTTTGCAAACACAGATGCGGGGCAAGCGCTACAAGATTGGTACAATGGCCAATTTGATTCTGCTGTTCAAGATGGTAAAGAAGACGCAGCTGCGTATGGTGCATCCCTTTTACCAGGACTTGCACAGGAATACAATGGGCTTAAATCCGATGCAAAAACGGATATCAACGAAACAGCCGACAGTGAAACAACGGATGCTGAAAACGCGATTAACTCCGCAAAAGAGGATCATATTGAAGCTGTAACAGCTAAAAAAGTAGAACTATTATCTGAGGCGGAAAAAGCGTTTTATGATGTGTATATGGATGCTTGGCTTCAAATACAGGATCTTGGCGATCAAGGATATGCGTATGCGGAAAATGACCTAACCAAATACACTGGTGACGCAGGAAGTAAAGCAGTATCACAGGTGAAAACTGATTTAGATGCTGCAAAAGAAAATGCAGTGTCGGAACTTGAAGAAGCAATCGAAAATGCGAAAGGTGAGTTGCAAGCAGATTTGGACGATCGAGAAGCAAATCTAACATATAATCTTAAGAACCAAATTGATTTTGAAATTAATGACTTGCGCAAACAAGTTGAATCTTTATTAGAAGATCTTGTCGCAGAACAACAATCCATCATCGCGTCGAAAGCCCAAGAACTGGAAAATGGTGCAATAGACGCTTTAGACGAAGTAGTAGCTGGCATTGATGGAACAGATGGCAAGTAATTAAAAGCTATTGGAGGGCCCCCTCTCTCAACGAAGGGGGACCTCTGCTTTTTAATATGGAGGTCTTATGATGAGAAAACTAACGGAAACACACAAAAGAAAAAAGAAGCCCATAGCATTAAAACTTCTAATCGGCTCTGTCTTATTCTTTGTAATCGTTGGCAGCAGTTTAAACGTCACTTTTGCAGATAAAGATATCGGAGCCATTATCACAAACTGGTTTGATCAAAAAGAAGCTGCCGCGATAAATGAAATAAGAGAGGCCGTGGCATCTGAACAAGCAACACAGACAAAACGATTAAAGCACACGCTGAAAAACGAAATTAAAAATGCCGAAGAGGAATTACATAAACAAATAAAAAGGGAAAAGAAAAAAAGAATAAAGGCTATACAGGAACACACGGATAAGCTGATTAAAAACTTTGACATTAATAACACTCAAGAGAGAGAACAAGCAATCAATCAATTAAACGCTATTCAACAGAATGCAATTGATAAAATGAATAATGTCCATCGTAAAACCAATCTGCAGCAAACCGAACAGCCTGATGAATCGAAAGAGAGGCCAAAAGAAACGCAAGATGATTCCACTTCGACCAATGAAAAAATGCAGCAAACAGATACAAAAAAACCTGCCGATTCATCAGACGAAAAATCATCGGATCATGCAAAAGATAAGGAAGAATCCACTAAAACAAAAAAGACAACTGACAACAAAAACGAAGAGAAAGCTGGTACAAAATGACCGAAAATGTGCACGAATTAAAGTTGGATAAGAAGCAAACAAATGACAACATGAAAGAAAAATCCGGTTGGGTCAGCTGGTTATTTTTTATTATATCAATTGCTGCTGTGTTTTTTATTTTCCGTTTTGTGATCGGCATCACCATCATCAATGGTGATTCAATGAGCCCTACGATAAGTGACGGGGATGTCTTTCTAACCAGTGACATGTTTTATACGCCAGAACGAAATGATATTGTGATTTTTCGCGATGAAGATGGTTATGATGTAATCAAGCGGATAATTGGTCTGCCAAATGAGACAATTGCGATACAAAATGGGGTCGTTTTTGTGGACGGAGAACCAATAAAAAGTGAATTTACGACTGGAATCCCAAATGATATGCCTGAAAGAACAGTCGATAGCGGTTCTTATTTTTTAATAGGCGATAATCGGACACCTGGAGAAAGTCTGGATAGCAGAAATAGCGATATAGGATCCATCTCCAAAGAAAAGATAAAAGGTCAAGCGATATTGTCATTACTTCCCTTCGGATTAATGACGATTATCCCAAAATAAAAAAGACTCAATCGGAGTCTTTTTTACTTCAATATTCTTATGATTTTCGCCGGAAAAGATTCATCATTTTTGTCAATGGCTTGAAATTACTATTAATAAGATTAAGATTTTCAATTAAAAATTGGATGGCAATGACCGAAATCAGAAAGATAAGCACCGCGCCCCAGAGCGTCGTCATGGAAAACAGAACCGCGGCCAGATTAAACATGATGCTGAGCCCGTACAGCAGCAGAACAGTTTGCCGATGAGTGAAGCCTGTCCGGACGAGACTGTGATGCAGATGTGAACTGTCCGGTTTGGTCAACGGCTGTTTGTTTATTTTCCGCCTGACAATTGCCAGGATAATGTCCGAGAGCGGGACCCCTGCAATGAAAATCGGTATGATAAATGAAATAATCGTTACATTTTTAAATCCGAGCAGCGCAAGAACGGCAATCATGAATCCGAGAAACTGTGAGCCGGTGTCTCCCATAAATATTTTGGCGGGGAAAAAATTGTACCGCAGGAAGCCGACTGTACTGAAAAAAAGAATCAATGCCATCGTTGCAACATATACCTGGTTCATCGCAATCGCCATCATGGCGATCGTAAACAATGCAATCGCCGAAACACCCGCAGCAAGCCCATCCAGACCATCAATCAAATTCATCGCATTGGTGAGCCCGATAATCCAGACCAGGGTAACAACAGCGCTGAGAAAGCCAAGCTCAATCTGTCCGCCAAACGGCACATTTACAAAATCAACCTGCAGGCCGCCCCAGAAAATAACCAGCAGAGCTGCCGCAAGCTGAAAAACAAACTTGTATTTTGGCTTAAGGTTATACACGTCATCCACTATACTGTGGCCAATAATAATGAACGACGCCACAACAATCGATACATGATATTCATTATACGGCTGCAGCAGAACCAGGCCGACCAGAAAACTGGTAAAAATGACGAGGCCGCCAAGTGTTGGAATTGGGTCTGTATGTACTTTTCGGTGATCTGGTTTATCTGTGGCATTAATCTTTAATGCAAATTTTATAAACATCGGTGTGATGATTAACGAAACAAGCATCAGTAAAAAGGCTAAAATCCCGATTTTTAGCACTTAGCCCACCTCAATTTACTTTCCTGACGTATTAGACGCTTTGTATAAGGATTCGTTACAATTATTTTCCGCTCGCTCTGAATCGATAACTGTCCATATTTAAATATACATTATAAATCTCTTCAGCGAAAGACTGCACGGAAAATTTTCCGGAAGCATGTGTAAAAAGTTCTTCCCCTATCAGTTGTAACATACCCTTTTTCTTCAAAAGCAAAGCGTCGTTCATCGCCTGGTGCAATTCGTGAGGGTTCCCAGGTGCCACTCTCCAGCCGTGATTCCGGCCCTGAATCAGCTGGCCGACACCTCCGACATCCGTTGCAATGACCGGTGTATTCGCCCTTGCTGATTCCAGCAAAACAAGCGGAAAACTTTCACTGTGCGAAGTGAGCATTGTAACATCAGCAATTTGGTAAAAGGGATCGACCTGCTGCTGATGACCAATGAAATGAACATTGCTGCTGATATTCAAGTCACCTGC is a window of Virgibacillus ihumii DNA encoding:
- a CDS encoding DUF1659 domain-containing protein, which produces MAVAQMVDSRLSLILDDGLDPESGEQVFKSKSFNNVKTAATADQLFTIANALAPLQQRPLVNIERKDNSEITEA
- a CDS encoding ATP-binding protein produces the protein MSLRTRIQLSITVLLAILLLIANITIYVMFKNASIKSEQELLQSTARHIIEELHKEGNGTTEEVLHTYLISDGMIRLIDRKGESDLNLTRENSYKKIKTSFQNDQFEDVLTFNGSKFIMVSTPIIHDNGSIVNLQIIQNADGMFSNLQDLKGVLIFTSFLVIGILCIAGWLLGRVITRPIHRFISTMKMIEEEESYQQIEITKSERDELNQLGMTFNSMMRKLEDSYLKQEQFVSDASHELKTPLTVISGYVSLLKRWGSTRPEVLKEAIDSIESESARMKFMTEQLIQLASAEKLGEFAKEPMDIVPIVSGTIERLRRTYKNEIAWTTDPKRIVAEIHEQSFIQLLVILLDNANKYSNDVIQVELQEHDGNVRLSVIDNGPGIPEEAQPYIFDRMYRVDKNRSRKTGGTGLGLFIAKRISERHGGSISLISKEGHGTTFIVSLPISEVQ
- a CDS encoding response regulator transcription factor yields the protein MSNHIVIIEDDENIARIIQLELEHEGFAVDVAHSGRKGLELLQSNQTDLVILDVMIPELNGMEVLRRIRTVDERIIVIMLTARDTVYDKVNGLDLGANDYMTKPFEIEELLARIRSNLRFSRKQADSQALEELSLGKINIHPGSREVYDDGTLIELTPKEYDLLLYFTENKNQALEREQILNYVWGYDYFGDTNVIDVYVRYLRKKIPGAPIQTVRGVGYMVKD
- a CDS encoding SLC13 family permease, whose amino-acid sequence is METRLARRNKENKLIGAVEKLSVKMLIIVTIHVLFASLIVLADGLDYAAKISLFAFLSAMTLWVGTKIPAGYVAISLILIIIFLKAGAPELLYHSFGEEVVWLMLGAFIIGEAIKESGLADRISQTLMNRSKNKNVMLRSLTYVLCISAFFIPSTSGRAALSMPIVRQLNGYFSEKEREVLAVIAPVIILMSTSATIIAAGSHLIGVGFLETSTGESISFVQWLVWGVPFALTISLLSLFIIKMMLWPKKALNATNQSEKNTFARTHPHQQPMTDKEKRTAALTILLIISWVTEPIHGYDIAFLTMLGAVLFMMPAYGVISWKQGIGAVSWNLILFVAAATALGRVLVDTGVVDWMETEMIGVLQLFADASEWVVVLLIIIVAVTSHLYITSHTTRAIVFIPALILFGQTIGADPVAVVFISLIGMNYCITFPVSSKALLLFYEEGDISYDVKALLKLSLVLMPLYIFVMMMYYFTYWQWTGLSL
- a CDS encoding glycerate kinase family protein encodes the protein MKVAIIPSGFKECLGAEEVAVAMKNGARRFDPFIKTDIVPMVDGGEGFAKAITKIKQGQLFHKKVTGPVGEQVKSHYGMFSENNKWTAVIEMAAVAGLKMVPSNQRNPLKTTTYGVGELIIDALDNGADQIIIGCGDSGTSDGGSGMAQAFGVRFLDDNNHAVHINGGEDLHRVAAIDTSNLDIRLQQTKIEVACNWTNVLCGNKGVANVFGPQKGATPEQVRTLSQALEHFADLIEQHTTINVRQMPGSGASGGLGAGLHAFAGAQLRPRFELIMDFIQIEEKIAQADLVITAEGSLDFQTVNGKIPSEVARIAQKYNTPVVAITGTVGRDAQLNYGSGIHAYSSIIQKPVTLEQAMFQAPKWIEESVEGILRHITIGLKMSRRKERVFTDGNKVGQA
- a CDS encoding WecB/TagA/CpsF family glycosyltransferase, giving the protein MNNHLDTVQIMHLDFINTTKENFLNNVLHTHLHNEEKCFIVTGNPEIAMRAREDKQYRAAVDTADYVIPDGAGILIAAKYMKQPMQERVAGYDVMRDLLAYANDRKLSCYFLGATEEVNRKAVIEVEREYLDLHVAGRHHGFFDLDDTSVVEEVRASGADIVLVALGLPRQELWIARHFDAFDKGVFMGVGGSIDVLAGEVKRAPDFWIRLNLEWLYRLLKQPFRYKRIVKVAEFMLRVFLKKS
- a CDS encoding LCP family protein: MNENTRVKRTKKRKLRKRAIIILIPLVFIFIGLSYAGYLYAKAESTLSDSYESHGREKSDLRESAVDPLEDNISILIVGVDASDVRNNKNNSRTDTLMLATLNKDKKSVKMVSIPRDSYVYIPEVGYKTKINHAHAYGGIPATIETVERLMDIPVDYYVKLNFEAFIEVVNAVGGITVDVPYELYEQNSKDKERAIHLMPGKQKLNGEEALALARTRKYDSDIERGKRQQEIMKTVIKKAISINSVLKFDDIIEAVGSNMTTNMTFDEMKSLISYGTGKGSLGFDTYTLEGHNYQPGDTYYWQLDQVALNETKQMLKQHLDLNTTATANRSSEEASTAGDGESVNY
- the lepB gene encoding signal peptidase I → MTENVHELKLDKKQTNDNMKEKSGWVSWLFFIISIAAVFFIFRFVIGITIINGDSMSPTISDGDVFLTSDMFYTPERNDIVIFRDEDGYDVIKRIIGLPNETIAIQNGVVFVDGEPIKSEFTTGIPNDMPERTVDSGSYFLIGDNRTPGESLDSRNSDIGSISKEKIKGQAILSLLPFGLMTIIPK
- a CDS encoding MraY family glycosyltransferase, which gives rise to MLKIGILAFLLMLVSLIITPMFIKFALKINATDKPDHRKVHTDPIPTLGGLVIFTSFLVGLVLLQPYNEYHVSIVVASFIIIGHSIVDDVYNLKPKYKFVFQLAAALLVIFWGGLQVDFVNVPFGGQIELGFLSAVVTLVWIIGLTNAMNLIDGLDGLAAGVSAIALFTIAMMAIAMNQVYVATMALILFFSTVGFLRYNFFPAKIFMGDTGSQFLGFMIAVLALLGFKNVTIISFIIPIFIAGVPLSDIILAIVRRKINKQPLTKPDSSHLHHSLVRTGFTHRQTVLLLYGLSIMFNLAAVLFSMTTLWGAVLIFLISVIAIQFLIENLNLINSNFKPLTKMMNLFRRKS